From the genome of Malus domestica chromosome 04, GDT2T_hap1, one region includes:
- the LOC103443497 gene encoding LYR motif-containing protein At3g19508, which translates to MEKALKIYGEVLRLVRRLPKDSQPYYAKYARENFVNYREVEANDDKALHDLFLRAYNHSLWVLNKYSVDESAADKLKKICSD; encoded by the exons ATGGAGAAAGCATTGAAAATCTACGGGGAGGTTCTGAGATTGGTGAGGAGGTTACCAAAGGACTCTCAACCTTACTACGCCAAGTACGCCCGCGAGAACTTCGTCAATTACAGAGAGGTCGAGGCCAACGACGACAAGGCCCTCCACGATCTCTTCCTCAGGGCCTACAATCATTCCCTCTGGGTCCTAAATAAG TACTCTGTGGATGAATCTGCGGCTGATAAGTTGAAGAAAATCTGCTCCGATTAG
- the LOC103411584 gene encoding protein disulfide isomerase pTAC5, chloroplastic isoform X1, translated as MSAASSLVLFLHPPPPPPPPLLPRRHHYYTLSPLSLSFKSLKPPNTICFSSNSSHDETEESRWLREEQRWLREEQRWLREEQRWARDRDALLREIAELKLKIQALERQGGLGGGASVVSDSDTIAGVAGLLQMLKEKNLIAETGSSSKALELDHQEIQEIQEKEVIAVSEVKQVEKTTTTTRSRSALRKGLEGEEVRAMQEALLKLGFYSGEEDMEFSSFSTGTERAVKTWQASLDIPQDGIVTAELLELLFADPTIEVADDKRVTTPKEDANGAAVTSATEITEVQQTVVKEEDGTEVEVSHHRVFLLGENRWEDSSRLITNKKKGSDSKTAGASTRCLTCRGEGRLLCTVLTCAECDGTGEPNIEEQQFLDWVEEGAKCPYCEGLGYTICDVCDGTPVA; from the exons ATGTCTGCAGCTTCCTCTCtcgttctctttcttcaccctcctcctcctcctcctcctcctctcctccCCAGGCGCCACCACTACTACACTCTCTCCCCACTTTCCCTCTCCTTCAAATCCTTAAAACCCCCCAACACCATCTGCTTCTCTTCAAATTCCTCCCACGACGAAACCGAAGAGTCCCGGTGGCTCCGCGAAGAGCAGCGATGGCTCCGCGAGGAGCAGAGGTGGCTCCGGGAGGAACAGCGCTGGGCGCGCGACCGCGACGCGCTCCTCCGTGAAATTGCGGAGCTCAAGCTTAAAATCCAGGCTCTGGAGCGCCAGGGAGGACTGGGAGGAGGGGCTTCGGTGGTGTCGGACTCCGACACCATCGCCGGCGTCGCCGGTTTGCTGCAGATGCTAAAGGAGAAGAATCTGATAGCGGAGACCGGGTCGAGTTCCAAAGCCCTGGAGTTGGATCATCAGGAAATTCAGGAGATTCAGGAGAAGGAGGTGATTGCGGTTTCGGAAGTGAAGCAGGTGGAgaagacgacgacgacgacgaggaGCAGAAGTGCTTTGCGGAAGGGACTGGAAGGTGAAGAAGTCCGAGCAATGCAG GAAGCATTGCTAAAACTCGGTTTTTACTCGGGTGAGGAAGACATGGAGTTTTCCAGCTTCTCAACCGGAACAGAACGCGCTGTCAAAACTTGGCAA GCCTCCTTAGACATTCCTCAAGACGGAATAGTGACTGCAGAACTTCTTGAACTGTTATTTGCGGATCCAACAATTGAGGTTGCAGATGACAAAAGGGTGACTACTCCAAAG GAAGATGCAAATGGAGCTGCAGTTACTTCTGCAACAGAAATTACAGAGGTCCAGCAAACAGTAGTGAAAGAAGAAGACGGTACAGAAGTAGAGGTATCCCACCATCGAGTTTTTCTTCTAGGAGAGAACCGCTGGGAAGATTCTTCTAGACTTATCACCAACAAGAAAAAAGGTAGTGATAGCAAGACGGCTGGTGCCTCAACAAGGTGCCTTACTTGCCGAGGGGAGGGTCGCTTATTGTGTACCG TTCTTACTTGTGCAGAATGTGACGGAACGGGCGAGCCAAACATCGAAGAACAG CAGTTCTTGGATTGGGTGGAGGAGGGAGCAAAGTGTCCATATTGTGAAGGTCTCGGGTATACGATTTGCGACGTATGTGACGGGACACCAGTAGCTTAG
- the LOC103411584 gene encoding protein disulfide isomerase pTAC5, chloroplastic isoform X3, which yields MSAASSLVLFLHPPPPPPPPLLPRRHHYYTLSPLSLSFKSLKPPNTICFSSNSSHDETEESRWLREEQRWLREEQRWLREEQRWARDRDALLREIAELKLKIQALERQGGLGGGASVVSDSDTIAGVAGLLQMLKEKNLIAETGSSSKALELDHQEIQEIQEKEVIAVSEVKQVEKTTTTTRSRSALRKGLEGEEVRAMQEALLKLGFYSGEEDMEFSSFSTGTERAVKTWQASLDIPQDGIVTAELLELLFADPTIEVADDKRVTTPKEDANGAAVTSATEITEVQQTVVKEEDGTEVEVSHHRVFLLGENRWEDSSRLITNKKKGSDSKTAGASTRCLTCRGEGRLLCTECDGTGEPNIEEQQFLDWVEEGAKCPYCEGLGYTICDVCDGTPVA from the exons ATGTCTGCAGCTTCCTCTCtcgttctctttcttcaccctcctcctcctcctcctcctcctctcctccCCAGGCGCCACCACTACTACACTCTCTCCCCACTTTCCCTCTCCTTCAAATCCTTAAAACCCCCCAACACCATCTGCTTCTCTTCAAATTCCTCCCACGACGAAACCGAAGAGTCCCGGTGGCTCCGCGAAGAGCAGCGATGGCTCCGCGAGGAGCAGAGGTGGCTCCGGGAGGAACAGCGCTGGGCGCGCGACCGCGACGCGCTCCTCCGTGAAATTGCGGAGCTCAAGCTTAAAATCCAGGCTCTGGAGCGCCAGGGAGGACTGGGAGGAGGGGCTTCGGTGGTGTCGGACTCCGACACCATCGCCGGCGTCGCCGGTTTGCTGCAGATGCTAAAGGAGAAGAATCTGATAGCGGAGACCGGGTCGAGTTCCAAAGCCCTGGAGTTGGATCATCAGGAAATTCAGGAGATTCAGGAGAAGGAGGTGATTGCGGTTTCGGAAGTGAAGCAGGTGGAgaagacgacgacgacgacgaggaGCAGAAGTGCTTTGCGGAAGGGACTGGAAGGTGAAGAAGTCCGAGCAATGCAG GAAGCATTGCTAAAACTCGGTTTTTACTCGGGTGAGGAAGACATGGAGTTTTCCAGCTTCTCAACCGGAACAGAACGCGCTGTCAAAACTTGGCAA GCCTCCTTAGACATTCCTCAAGACGGAATAGTGACTGCAGAACTTCTTGAACTGTTATTTGCGGATCCAACAATTGAGGTTGCAGATGACAAAAGGGTGACTACTCCAAAG GAAGATGCAAATGGAGCTGCAGTTACTTCTGCAACAGAAATTACAGAGGTCCAGCAAACAGTAGTGAAAGAAGAAGACGGTACAGAAGTAGAGGTATCCCACCATCGAGTTTTTCTTCTAGGAGAGAACCGCTGGGAAGATTCTTCTAGACTTATCACCAACAAGAAAAAAGGTAGTGATAGCAAGACGGCTGGTGCCTCAACAAGGTGCCTTACTTGCCGAGGGGAGGGTCGCTTATTGTGTACCG AATGTGACGGAACGGGCGAGCCAAACATCGAAGAACAG CAGTTCTTGGATTGGGTGGAGGAGGGAGCAAAGTGTCCATATTGTGAAGGTCTCGGGTATACGATTTGCGACGTATGTGACGGGACACCAGTAGCTTAG
- the LOC108169217 gene encoding uncharacterized protein, with protein sequence MALLTRTICFYILTIASFISSNAKADGTASVFFIDSSTHHFLRNPSSNDVVKPDSMLLSEVSAAVSVLLGFAPSSALSAVGSAKLNEVLVPNPFNRPRAVVALEVGGIDDHALVVKDNAMFSSAYSSKIDLGSSKADIELPDEGEVSVFSLDEQSTDYTDKEIGDFAAWMSGSYVVDTLEPLNGELSIPLANGDNLKLHMSKESDRIFTTSLLSLIRNFKRATEMHQDLSHNIHSPAELLTGRFDGIKVLQEQYGTDGAAQHGVELLLATLSKIFDSLENAYKGQIVGAILFNGVAPVESGKMLNVMYTSRSYARLLAEKEGLNNTKIVQVLLVRRTLAWITGIILIISTLLGVCFLLNMPVTRDTLLYSNVKLD encoded by the exons ATGGCTTTACTCACACGCACCATCTGCTTCTACATACTCACCATTGCTTCGTTTATCTCCTCCAACGCTAAG GCTGATGGTACTGCCTCTGTCTTCTTCATCGATAGCTCCACTCATCATTTTCTTCGTAACCCTTCGTCAAACGATGTCGTCAAG CCCGACTCAATGTTGCTCTCAGAAGTCAGTGCAGCCGTGTCAGTTTTGCTTGGATTTGCACCATCTTCCGCCCTCTCAGCTGTTGGTTCAGCTAAG TTGAATGAGGTTCTCGTGCCTAATCCATTCAATAGGCCTCGTGCTGTTGTTGCGCTTGAAGTTGGAGGAATTGATG ATCATGCTCTTGTAGTCAAAGACAATGCCATGTTCAGCAGTGCCTACAGTTCCAAGATTGACCTTGGCTCAAGCAAAGCTGACATCGAGCTTCCAG ATGAAGGTGAAGTTTCTGTGTTTTCTTTGGATGAACAATCGACAGATTATACTGACAAGGAGATTGGAGATTTT gCAGCTTGGATGAGTGGTTCATATGTTGTTGATACATTAGAACCACTAAATGGAGAGTTGAGCATCCCTTTGGCCAATGGCGACAACTTGAAGCTTCATATGTCAAAG GAATCAGATAGGATATTCACAACTAGCCTTCTGTCTCTCATCCGCAACTTTAAAAGGGCAACAGAAATGCATCAAGATTTGTCACACAACATCCATAGCCCAGCTGAGTTATTAACAGGCCGTTTTGATGGAATCAAG GTTTTGCAAGAGCAGTATGGAACTGATGGAGCAGCTCAACATGGAGTGGAGCTACTACTTGCTACACTGTCCAAGATATTTGATTCACTTGAAAATGCCTACAAAG GTCAAATTGTTGGAGCTATCCTTTTCAATGGAGTTGCACCTGTGGAGTCGGGAAAGATGTTGAATGTGATGTATACTAGTCGATCATATGCTCGTTTGTTGGCTGAAAAAGAAGGCCTGAATAATACAAAAATTGTGCAAGTGTTATTGGTTAGGCGTACACTTGCTTGGATCACAGGAATTATTCTTATCATTTCAACTCTTTTGGGG GTGTGCTTCCTTCTGAATATGCCAGTCACCAGGGATACATTACTCTACTCTAATGTCAAGCTGGACTGA
- the LOC103411584 gene encoding protein disulfide isomerase pTAC5, chloroplastic isoform X4: MSAASSLVLFLHPPPPPPPPLLPRRHHYYTLSPLSLSFKSLKPPNTICFSSNSSHDETEESRWLREEQRWLREEQRWLREEQRWARDRDALLREIAELKLKIQALERQGGLGGGASVVSDSDTIAGVAGLLQMLKEKNLIAETGSSSKALELDHQEIQEIQEKEVIAVSEVKQVEKTTTTTRSRSALRKGLEGEEVRAMQEALLKLGFYSGEEDMEFSSFSTGTERAVKTWQASLDIPQDGIVTAELLELLFADPTIEVADDKRVTTPKEDANGAAVTSATEITEVQQTVVKEEDGTEVEVSHHRVFLLGENRWEDSSRLITNKKKGSDSKTAGASTRCLTCRGEGRLLCTECDGTGEPNIEEQFLDWVEEGAKCPYCEGLGYTICDVCDGTPVA; the protein is encoded by the exons ATGTCTGCAGCTTCCTCTCtcgttctctttcttcaccctcctcctcctcctcctcctcctctcctccCCAGGCGCCACCACTACTACACTCTCTCCCCACTTTCCCTCTCCTTCAAATCCTTAAAACCCCCCAACACCATCTGCTTCTCTTCAAATTCCTCCCACGACGAAACCGAAGAGTCCCGGTGGCTCCGCGAAGAGCAGCGATGGCTCCGCGAGGAGCAGAGGTGGCTCCGGGAGGAACAGCGCTGGGCGCGCGACCGCGACGCGCTCCTCCGTGAAATTGCGGAGCTCAAGCTTAAAATCCAGGCTCTGGAGCGCCAGGGAGGACTGGGAGGAGGGGCTTCGGTGGTGTCGGACTCCGACACCATCGCCGGCGTCGCCGGTTTGCTGCAGATGCTAAAGGAGAAGAATCTGATAGCGGAGACCGGGTCGAGTTCCAAAGCCCTGGAGTTGGATCATCAGGAAATTCAGGAGATTCAGGAGAAGGAGGTGATTGCGGTTTCGGAAGTGAAGCAGGTGGAgaagacgacgacgacgacgaggaGCAGAAGTGCTTTGCGGAAGGGACTGGAAGGTGAAGAAGTCCGAGCAATGCAG GAAGCATTGCTAAAACTCGGTTTTTACTCGGGTGAGGAAGACATGGAGTTTTCCAGCTTCTCAACCGGAACAGAACGCGCTGTCAAAACTTGGCAA GCCTCCTTAGACATTCCTCAAGACGGAATAGTGACTGCAGAACTTCTTGAACTGTTATTTGCGGATCCAACAATTGAGGTTGCAGATGACAAAAGGGTGACTACTCCAAAG GAAGATGCAAATGGAGCTGCAGTTACTTCTGCAACAGAAATTACAGAGGTCCAGCAAACAGTAGTGAAAGAAGAAGACGGTACAGAAGTAGAGGTATCCCACCATCGAGTTTTTCTTCTAGGAGAGAACCGCTGGGAAGATTCTTCTAGACTTATCACCAACAAGAAAAAAGGTAGTGATAGCAAGACGGCTGGTGCCTCAACAAGGTGCCTTACTTGCCGAGGGGAGGGTCGCTTATTGTGTACCG AATGTGACGGAACGGGCGAGCCAAACATCGAAGAACAG TTCTTGGATTGGGTGGAGGAGGGAGCAAAGTGTCCATATTGTGAAGGTCTCGGGTATACGATTTGCGACGTATGTGACGGGACACCAGTAGCTTAG
- the LOC103411584 gene encoding protein disulfide isomerase pTAC5, chloroplastic isoform X2 gives MSAASSLVLFLHPPPPPPPPLLPRRHHYYTLSPLSLSFKSLKPPNTICFSSNSSHDETEESRWLREEQRWLREEQRWLREEQRWARDRDALLREIAELKLKIQALERQGGLGGGASVVSDSDTIAGVAGLLQMLKEKNLIAETGSSSKALELDHQEIQEIQEKEVIAVSEVKQVEKTTTTTRSRSALRKGLEGEEVRAMQEALLKLGFYSGEEDMEFSSFSTGTERAVKTWQASLDIPQDGIVTAELLELLFADPTIEVADDKRVTTPKEDANGAAVTSATEITEVQQTVVKEEDGTEVEVSHHRVFLLGENRWEDSSRLITNKKKGSDSKTAGASTRCLTCRGEGRLLCTVLTCAECDGTGEPNIEEQFLDWVEEGAKCPYCEGLGYTICDVCDGTPVA, from the exons ATGTCTGCAGCTTCCTCTCtcgttctctttcttcaccctcctcctcctcctcctcctcctctcctccCCAGGCGCCACCACTACTACACTCTCTCCCCACTTTCCCTCTCCTTCAAATCCTTAAAACCCCCCAACACCATCTGCTTCTCTTCAAATTCCTCCCACGACGAAACCGAAGAGTCCCGGTGGCTCCGCGAAGAGCAGCGATGGCTCCGCGAGGAGCAGAGGTGGCTCCGGGAGGAACAGCGCTGGGCGCGCGACCGCGACGCGCTCCTCCGTGAAATTGCGGAGCTCAAGCTTAAAATCCAGGCTCTGGAGCGCCAGGGAGGACTGGGAGGAGGGGCTTCGGTGGTGTCGGACTCCGACACCATCGCCGGCGTCGCCGGTTTGCTGCAGATGCTAAAGGAGAAGAATCTGATAGCGGAGACCGGGTCGAGTTCCAAAGCCCTGGAGTTGGATCATCAGGAAATTCAGGAGATTCAGGAGAAGGAGGTGATTGCGGTTTCGGAAGTGAAGCAGGTGGAgaagacgacgacgacgacgaggaGCAGAAGTGCTTTGCGGAAGGGACTGGAAGGTGAAGAAGTCCGAGCAATGCAG GAAGCATTGCTAAAACTCGGTTTTTACTCGGGTGAGGAAGACATGGAGTTTTCCAGCTTCTCAACCGGAACAGAACGCGCTGTCAAAACTTGGCAA GCCTCCTTAGACATTCCTCAAGACGGAATAGTGACTGCAGAACTTCTTGAACTGTTATTTGCGGATCCAACAATTGAGGTTGCAGATGACAAAAGGGTGACTACTCCAAAG GAAGATGCAAATGGAGCTGCAGTTACTTCTGCAACAGAAATTACAGAGGTCCAGCAAACAGTAGTGAAAGAAGAAGACGGTACAGAAGTAGAGGTATCCCACCATCGAGTTTTTCTTCTAGGAGAGAACCGCTGGGAAGATTCTTCTAGACTTATCACCAACAAGAAAAAAGGTAGTGATAGCAAGACGGCTGGTGCCTCAACAAGGTGCCTTACTTGCCGAGGGGAGGGTCGCTTATTGTGTACCG TTCTTACTTGTGCAGAATGTGACGGAACGGGCGAGCCAAACATCGAAGAACAG TTCTTGGATTGGGTGGAGGAGGGAGCAAAGTGTCCATATTGTGAAGGTCTCGGGTATACGATTTGCGACGTATGTGACGGGACACCAGTAGCTTAG